In a genomic window of Macaca nemestrina isolate mMacNem1 chromosome 18, mMacNem.hap1, whole genome shotgun sequence:
- the LOC105492245 gene encoding zinc finger protein 423 isoform X5 produces the protein MIGDGCDLGLGEEEGGTGLPYPCQFCDKSFIRLSYLKRHEQIHSDKLPFKCTYCSRLFKHKRSRDRHIKLHTGDKKYHCHECEAAFSRSDHLKIHLKTHSSSKPFKCTVCKRGFSSTSSLQSHMQAHKKNKEHLAKSEKEAKKDDFMCDYCEDTFSQTEELEKHVLTRHPQLSEKADLQCIHCPEVFVDENTLLTHIHQAHANQKHKCPMCPEQFSSVEGVYCHLDSHRQPDSSNHSVSPDPVLGSVASMSSATPDSSASVERGSTPDSTLKPLRGQKKMRDDGQGWTKVVYSCPYCSKRDFNSLAVLEIHLKTIHADKPQQSHTCQICLDSMPTLYNLNEHVRKLHKNHAYPMMQFGNISAFHCNYCPEMFADINSLQEHIRVSHCGPNTNPSDGNNAFFCNQCSMGFLTESSLTEHIQQAHCSVGSAKLESPVVQPTQSFMEVYSCPYCTNSPIFGSILKLTKHIKENHKNIPLAHSKKSKAEQSPVSSDVEVSSPKRQRLSASANSISNGEYPCNQCDLKFSNFESFQTHLKLHLELLLRKQACPQCKEDFDSQESLLQHLTVHYMTTSTHYVCESCDKQFSSVDDLQKHLLDMHTFVLYHCTLCQEVFDSKVSIQVHLAVKHSNEKKMYRCTACNWDFRKEADLQVHVKHSHLGNPAKAHKCIFCGETFSTEVELQCHITTHSKKYNCKFCSKAFHAIILLEKHLREKHCVFDAATENGTANGVPPTATKKAEPADLQGMLLKNPEAPNSHEASEDDVDASEPMYGCDICGAAYTMEVLLQNHRLRDHNIRPGEDDGSRKKAEFIKGSHKCNVCSRTFFSENGLREHLQTHRGPAKHYMCPICGERFPSLLTLTEHKVTHSKSLDTGTCRICKMPLQSEEEFIEHCQMHPDLRNSLTGFRCVVCMQTVTSTLELKIHGTFHMQKLAGSSAASSPNGQGLQKLYKCALCLKEFRSKQDLVKLDVNGLPYGLCAGCMARSANGQVGGLVPPEPADRPCAGLRCPECSVKFESAEDLESHMQVDHRDLTPETSGPRKATQTSPVPRKKTYQCIKCQMTFENEREIQIHVANHMIEEGINHECKLCNQMFDSPAKLLCHLIEHSFEGMGGTFKCPVCFTVFVQANKLQQHIFAVHGQEDKIYDCSQCPQKFFFQTELQNHTMSQHAQ, from the exons ATGATCGGAGATGGTTGTGACCTCGGCCTCGGTGAGGAGGAAGGGGGCACAGGCCTGCCGTACCCTTGCCAGTTCTGCGACAAGTCCTTCATCCGCCTGAGCTACTTGAAGAGGCACGAGCAGATCCACAGCGACAAGCTGCCGTTCAAGTGTACCTACTGCAGCCGCCTCTTCAAGCACAAGAGGAGCCGCGACCGGCACATCAAGCTGCATACGGGCGACAAGAAGTACCACTGCCACGAGTGCGAGGCAGCCTTCTCCCGCAGCGACCACCTCAAGATCCACCTGAAGACCCACAGCTCCAGCAAGCCCTTCAAGTGCACTGTGTGCAAGCGTGGCTTCTCCTCCACCAGCTCGCTGCAGAGCCACATGCAGGCCCACAAAAAGAACAAGGAGCATCTGGCCAAGTCAGAGAAGGAAGCCAAGAAGGACGACTTCATGTGCGACTACTGCGAGGACACCTTCAGCCAGACGGAGGAGCTGGAGAAGCACGTGCTCACCCGCCACCCACAGCTGTCCGAGAAGGCGGACCTGCAGTGTATCCACTGCCCCGAGGTCTTCGTCGACGAGAACACGCTGCTCACCCATATCCACCAAGCCCACGCCAACCAGAAACACAAGTGCCCCATGTGCCCTGAGCAGTTCTCCTCGGTGGAAGGTGTCTACTGCCACCTGGACAGCCACCGGCAGCCCGACTCCAGCAACCACAGCGTCAGTCCCGACCCCGTACTGGGCAGTGTGGCCTCCATGAGTAGCGCCACGCCTGACTCCAGCGCCTCTGTGGAACGCGGCTCCACACCGGACTCCACCTTGAAGCCGCTGCGGGGGCAGAAGAAGATGCGGGATGACGGGCAGGGCTGGACCAAGGTGGTCTATAGCTGCCCCTATTGTTCCAAGCGGGACTTTAACAGCCTGGCCGTGCTGGAGATCCACCTGAAGACCATCCACGCAGACAAGCCCCAGCAGAGCCACACATGTCAGATCTGCCTGGACTCCATGCCCACCCTCTATAACCTCAACGAGCACGTTCGCAAGCTGCACAAGAACCATGCCTACCCCATGATGCAGTTTGGCAACATCTCCGCCTTCCACTGCAACTACTGCCCCGAGATGTTCGCCGACATCAATAGCCTGCAGGAGCACATCCGTGTCTCCCACTGCGGCCCCAATACCAACCCCTCCGACGGCAATAACGCCTTCTTCTGCAACCAGTGCTCCATGGGTTTCCTCACTGAGTCCTCCCTCACCGAGCACATCCAGCAGGCCCACTGCAGTGTGGGCAGTGCCAAACTAGAGTCTCCGGTGGTGCAGCCCACACAGTCCTTCATGGAGGTCTATTCCTGCCCCTACTGCACCAACTCCCCCATCTTTGGCTCCATCCTGAAGCTCACCAAGCACATCAAGGAGAACCACAAGAACATTCCACTGGCCCACAGCAAGAAGTCCAAGGCTGAGCAGAGCCCAGTCTCATCCGACGTGGAAGTGTCTTCCCCGAAGCGGCAGCGGCTCTCAGCAAGCGCCAACTCCATCTCCAATGGCGAGTATCCTTGCAATCAGTGCGACCTCAAGTTCTCCAACTTTGAGAGCTTCCAGACCCACCTGAAGCTGCACCTGGAGCTGCTGCTGCGGAAGCAGGCGTGCCCCCAGTGCAAAGAGGACTTTGACTCCCAGGAGTCCCTCCTGCAGCACCTGACGGTGCATTATATGACCACGTCGACCCACTATGTGTGCGAGAGCTGCGACAAGCAATTTTCCTCGGTGGATGACCTGCAGAAGCACCTGCTGGACATGCACACCTTCGTGCTGTATCACTGTACCCTGTGTCAGGAGGTCTTCGACTCCAAGGTGTCTATCCAGGTGCACTTGGCAGTGAAGCACAGCAATGAGAAGAAGATGTACCGCTGCACGGCCTGCAACTGGGACTTCCGCAAGGAGGCTGACCTGCAGGTGCACGTCAAACACAGCCACCTGGGCAACCCAGCCAAGGCTCACAAGTGCATCTTCTGTGGGGAGACCTTCAGCACCGAGGTGGAGCTGCAGTGCCATATCACCACACACAGCAAGAAGTATAACTGCAAATTCTGCAGCAAGGCCTTCCACGCCATCATCCTGCTGGAGAAGCACCTGCGGGAGAAGCACTGTGTGTTTGATGCTGCAACTGAGAACGGCACGGCCAACGGGGTGCCCCCCACGGCCACCAAGAAAGCTGAGCCTGCTGACCTACAGGGCATGCTGCTTAAGAACCCTGAGGCGCCTAACAGCCACGAGGCCAGCGAGGATGACGTGGACGCATCGGAGCCCATGTACGGCTGCGACATCTGTGGGGCAGCCTACACCATGGAGGTGCTGCTGCAGAACCACCGGCTGCGGGACCACAACATCCGGCCGGGCGAGGATGATGGCTCACGCAAGAAGGCTGAGTTTATCAAGGGCAGCCACAAATGCAACGTTTGCTCACGGACTTTCTTCTCGGAGAACGGGCTACGGGAGCACCTGCAGACGCACCGGGGCCCTGCCAAGCACTACATGTGTCCCATCTGTGGTGAGCGTTTCCCTTCGCTGCTGACGCTCACTGAGCACAAGGTGACCCACAGCAAGAGCCTGGACACGGGCACCTGTCGCATCTGCAAGATGCCCCTGCAGAGCGAGGAGGAGTTTATTGAGCACTGCCAGATGCACCCCGACCTGCGCAACTCGCTCACGGGCTTCCGCTGTGTGGTCTGCATGCAGACAGTCACCTCCACGCTCGAGCTCAAGATCCACGGCACCTTCCATATGCAGAAGCTGGCAGGCAGCTCGGCGGCATCCTCCCCGAATGGCCAGGGACTGCAGAAGCTCTACAAGTGCGCCCTGTGCCTCAAGGAGTTCCGCAGCAAGCAGGACCTGGTGAAGCTCGACGTCAATGGGCTGCCCTATGGCCTCTGCGCCGGCTGCATGGCCCGCAGCGCCAATGGACAGGTGGGTGGCCTGGTCCCGCCCGAGCCCGCCGACCGGCCCTGTGCCGGCCTCCGCTGCCCCGAGTGCAGTGTCAAGTTCGAGAGTGCCGAAGACCTGGAGAGCCACATGCAGGTGGACCACCGTGACCTCACGCCGGAGACCAGTGGGCCCCGGAAAGCCACCCAGACGTCGCCAGTGCCCCGG aaaaaaacataccAGTGCATCAAGTGCCAGATGACCTTCGAGAACGAGAGAGAGATCCAAATCCATGTTGCCAACCACATGATTG